The Niallia alba genome includes a window with the following:
- a CDS encoding GNAT family N-acetyltransferase, with translation MIREMKETDLGEVLEIYNDAILHTTAVYDYHAHSLEDRKAWYDQKVEGGYPLFVFEEDGKVFGFATYGPFRAWPAYKYSIEHSVYVHKEARKKGIGTQLLKVLIERAEEEGYATLIAGIDSTNKGSIFIHEKLGFTYSGTIKKAGYKFEKWLDLAFYQLELAGPKSPVEG, from the coding sequence ATGATCCGAGAGATGAAGGAAACAGATTTAGGAGAGGTTTTAGAAATATATAATGATGCAATCTTACATACGACTGCCGTATATGATTATCATGCACACTCTTTGGAAGACAGAAAAGCATGGTATGACCAGAAAGTGGAGGGTGGGTATCCTCTCTTTGTTTTTGAAGAGGATGGAAAAGTATTTGGATTTGCTACATATGGTCCTTTTCGGGCATGGCCAGCATATAAGTATTCGATTGAGCATTCGGTGTATGTCCATAAAGAAGCAAGAAAGAAAGGAATTGGTACTCAATTATTAAAAGTACTAATTGAACGCGCAGAAGAAGAGGGCTATGCGACCCTTATTGCTGGAATCGATAGCACAAATAAAGGAAGTATTTTCATTCATGAGAAACTAGGATTTACGTATTCGGGCACGATTAAAAAAGCAGGCTATAAATTTGAGAAATGGTTAGATTTAGCTTTTTATCAGCTAGAATTAGCAGGTCCTAAGTCTCCAGTAGAAGGGTAA
- a CDS encoding GIY-YIG nuclease family protein, which yields MDRKKELKQQYREIPIEAGIYTITNSKNGKICVVSTRNFKTINGVKFSLENGGYANKKLVEEWKEYGKDAFSFEIVEVLKPKDDPYYNEKEELAKLEEKWLEKLQPFGERGYNNKK from the coding sequence ATGGACCGCAAAAAAGAGCTAAAACAACAGTATAGAGAAATTCCGATTGAAGCTGGTATTTATACGATAACGAATAGTAAGAACGGGAAAATTTGTGTTGTTAGCACGAGAAATTTTAAAACAATTAATGGAGTGAAATTTTCACTGGAAAATGGCGGATATGCCAATAAGAAATTAGTGGAAGAATGGAAGGAATACGGGAAGGACGCATTTTCATTTGAGATTGTAGAAGTGCTAAAGCCGAAAGACGATCCTTATTATAATGAAAAAGAAGAGCTAGCAAAGTTGGAGGAAAAGTGGTTGGAGAAATTACAGCCATTTGGTGAAAGAGGCTACAATAATAAGAAATAG
- a CDS encoding Na+/H+ antiporter, which produces MELLITIILLLLCLLISNIVSHYLPSIPTALTQIAFGVLMALLFSEFELELEAEWFLLLFVAPLLYNDGRHFPREELWKMRASILGNAIILVLLTTIVGGYFIHWLIPSIPLAAAFALAAILSPTDPVAVNGIAKRIHIPARVLNLVRGESLINDASGLVAFNYAVAAVVTGYFSITEALTDFTYTFFIGAVAGLVLGLLIIMIRFILRKQGIQDVTFHSLLQVLTPFLIFIVAEEVLHASGVIAVVVGGIIHSLVSERTETMLAEEQVLTENIWSIVIFILNGIVFLLLGLNIPSSIVDTVEDPSLSNWLIIGYVILIGVVILSIRFFWSYLFSIYEFKTDKTKEIEKPSIKHTLLVSLTGVRGAVTMAGVLSIPFVIHTGQGFPERSLILFLAAGVILFTLLAATIFLPYLSKNSGAAEMDDEDLLIRAKKKIMLSTIDKLYLEMNEENSAAAYELIDEYKRRIRQLNQVERTEEEETNFNAMVEIRLRALKEERNYVHQLLKEDKITEEVFEIFEKSLDYREEILSTNVQAGTKFLFGKAMRGWKRFARKQRGTKLDRREQMRISKEILLDSMKSAISYLEKWKESAEKKQLVETVILEYRRMVDRWEKPTASFNEKLQEQIEELRLGIVDQQRATIQKMYEKGEMNREQAKELRRFVNYIESATLYEYEE; this is translated from the coding sequence ATGGAGTTATTAATTACAATCATTTTATTACTGCTTTGCTTACTGATTTCTAATATTGTTAGCCATTATCTTCCGTCCATTCCAACTGCGCTAACGCAAATTGCGTTTGGAGTGTTGATGGCCTTATTATTTTCTGAGTTTGAGCTCGAATTGGAGGCGGAGTGGTTTTTGCTCTTATTCGTTGCTCCATTGCTTTACAACGATGGTAGGCATTTTCCAAGAGAAGAGCTGTGGAAAATGCGAGCTTCTATTTTAGGAAATGCCATTATATTAGTATTGCTGACGACAATAGTCGGCGGCTACTTTATTCATTGGCTCATTCCAAGTATTCCGTTAGCGGCAGCGTTTGCTTTAGCAGCGATTCTGTCCCCGACAGATCCAGTTGCAGTAAATGGAATTGCCAAGCGAATTCATATACCGGCAAGAGTGCTCAACCTTGTAAGAGGGGAATCGCTTATTAATGATGCTTCTGGGTTAGTCGCATTTAATTATGCGGTTGCTGCTGTTGTAACTGGATATTTCTCGATTACAGAGGCACTTACTGATTTTACTTATACGTTCTTTATAGGGGCAGTTGCAGGTCTTGTTTTAGGCCTTCTTATTATCATGATTCGTTTTATATTGCGGAAACAAGGGATACAGGATGTCACCTTTCACTCCTTATTACAAGTGTTGACGCCGTTCTTAATCTTTATCGTGGCAGAGGAAGTGCTTCATGCCTCTGGGGTTATTGCTGTTGTAGTTGGGGGAATTATTCATTCATTAGTAAGTGAAAGAACAGAGACGATGCTTGCTGAGGAACAGGTTCTGACGGAAAATATTTGGTCTATCGTTATTTTTATTCTCAACGGGATTGTATTTTTACTATTAGGCTTAAATATTCCATCTTCTATTGTAGATACGGTCGAAGATCCTTCTTTGAGTAACTGGTTAATTATTGGATATGTTATTTTAATTGGTGTCGTGATTCTTAGTATTCGCTTTTTCTGGTCCTATTTATTTTCTATCTATGAATTTAAAACAGATAAGACGAAGGAAATCGAAAAGCCAAGTATTAAGCATACCTTGCTTGTCAGTTTGACAGGAGTTCGCGGAGCCGTAACAATGGCAGGGGTGCTATCAATTCCATTTGTCATCCATACTGGACAAGGATTTCCGGAACGCTCCTTAATCCTCTTTCTAGCAGCAGGTGTGATCCTGTTCACCTTACTTGCAGCAACGATATTCTTGCCATACCTTAGTAAAAATAGTGGAGCAGCGGAAATGGATGATGAGGATCTGTTAATTAGAGCGAAGAAAAAGATTATGCTCTCCACGATTGATAAGCTCTATTTAGAAATGAATGAAGAAAATAGCGCGGCGGCTTATGAACTAATTGATGAATATAAACGACGCATTCGGCAGTTAAATCAAGTGGAAAGAACAGAAGAAGAAGAAACCAATTTCAATGCAATGGTTGAAATAAGATTGCGTGCACTGAAGGAAGAGCGAAACTATGTGCATCAATTATTAAAGGAGGATAAAATCACAGAAGAAGTGTTTGAGATCTTTGAAAAATCATTGGATTATCGAGAAGAAATACTTTCCACAAACGTGCAGGCAGGGACCAAATTTTTATTTGGAAAGGCAATGAGAGGATGGAAACGCTTTGCACGAAAGCAACGTGGCACCAAATTGGATCGAAGGGAACAAATGCGTATCAGCAAAGAAATTTTATTGGATTCGATGAAATCTGCCATTTCTTATTTAGAAAAATGGAAAGAATCTGCTGAGAAAAAACAACTAGTAGAGACCGTTATTCTAGAGTACCGACGCATGGTCGATCGTTGGGAAAAACCAACTGCATCATTTAATGAAAAGCTGCAGGAACAAATAGAAGAATTGCGTCTAGGTATTGTGGATCAACAGCGAGCGACGATTCAGAAAATGTATGAAAAAGGGGAAATGAATCGAGAACAGGCAAAAGAGCTTCGTCGATTTGTTAATTATATTGAAAGTGCAACATTGTATGAATACGAAGAATAA
- a CDS encoding DUF2087 domain-containing protein, which translates to MEISSYFQNATIDELKKGYIDEQDSYLCLLCGEQIEKGIIYPQDGTLYEAEKFMQHHIKDAHQSVFHYLLSLDKKMTGLTEHQTKLLELFYHGKSDEEVKKALAIGSASTIRHHRFALKEKERQARNFLAIMELMKEKDNHAPSFVPVHKTATMVDDRYNITEEEQESITAKYFKDGVLSKFPIKQKQKLIVLREISKYLEEQESYSEKELNQLLKTIYDDYVLIRRYLIEYGFLDRKADGSLYWLKK; encoded by the coding sequence ATGGAGATTTCATCTTATTTTCAAAATGCAACGATTGATGAATTAAAAAAGGGCTATATCGATGAACAGGATTCCTATCTTTGTCTTTTATGTGGGGAGCAGATAGAGAAAGGTATTATCTATCCACAAGATGGAACATTATATGAAGCGGAAAAGTTCATGCAGCACCACATAAAAGATGCTCATCAATCTGTTTTTCATTATTTACTTAGCTTAGATAAAAAGATGACAGGGTTAACGGAGCATCAGACTAAATTGCTGGAGCTATTTTATCATGGGAAAAGTGATGAAGAAGTGAAAAAAGCGCTGGCAATTGGCAGTGCTTCAACCATTCGGCATCATCGCTTTGCTCTTAAGGAAAAGGAAAGGCAAGCGAGAAATTTTCTGGCGATTATGGAGTTAATGAAGGAAAAGGATAATCATGCGCCTAGCTTTGTTCCTGTTCATAAAACAGCCACAATGGTAGACGATAGATACAATATTACGGAAGAAGAACAGGAAAGCATAACAGCTAAATATTTCAAGGATGGGGTTTTGAGTAAATTTCCAATCAAGCAAAAGCAAAAATTAATTGTTCTCCGGGAAATATCCAAGTATTTAGAAGAGCAAGAGAGCTATTCCGAAAAGGAATTAAATCAGCTTTTAAAGACTATTTATGATGATTATGTTCTGATAAGAAGATATTTAATTGAATACGGATTTCTTGATCGCAAAGCAGATGGAAGCCTTTATTGGTTAAAAAAATAG
- a CDS encoding HAD hydrolase-like protein has translation MNILWDFDGTLFDTYPAYTDILYTVLEEKVDKAAIYKELKVSFSHAIEYFHLTEEQRNEIKQMNKGIVVSEVRPFPGVEEILKAAETNVIMTHKVKLPSVGVSFLPH, from the coding sequence TTGAATATTCTTTGGGATTTTGATGGTACGTTATTTGATACATATCCTGCTTATACAGATATTCTTTATACAGTATTGGAAGAAAAGGTGGATAAGGCAGCTATTTATAAAGAGTTGAAAGTTTCTTTCTCCCATGCAATTGAGTATTTTCACTTAACAGAAGAGCAACGAAATGAGATTAAGCAGATGAATAAAGGAATTGTTGTTAGTGAAGTGAGGCCTTTTCCAGGTGTAGAGGAAATTTTAAAGGCTGCGGAAACAAATGTGATTATGACACATAAAGTGAAACTTCCATCAGTGGGGGTTTCCTTCCTCCCCCACTGA
- a CDS encoding ATP-binding protein: MAVYTPQTRYHPEIALTNLSDLTCGAHIMYITSNEEKYITNAASFIKTGLLLEQIVVLVDQKKIWPLIIKKLEEHGLFNEQIDRIHFIDSEEVYYRNGELYLGSILEATNGSINSDYFFNKDITIRYWGKIPTLLKQEEIMDKLLQYEDEVDKYIRTYQNYTVCAYNGTELSASNYIDLAKHHPYVMTDTEFTLSNGYEKEILSPPLVRNGKYEETIANLQLAQTYYSRLVEDMLDAVFITSNNIIMYANKAAVKLLDTEDLVGKSAYEIMEPDFLEKFLEKKELIWQEEIVTPYEMELITPNGKVVEVELLAYPFLFEDLSSTIIIIARDISVRKENQQLQIKNEKLGIAGQLAASIAHEIRNPLTAIKGFLKLAYQGAMKLKDIYPILDIEINRIETIASELMFLGKPAKSEIKEINIGKILLDVYTLMQSQANLDNVVINLDAYDNDLHALCNVDQMKQVFINLVKNAIEAMENGGTINMEAKLDGKWIVVTINDNGKGIPDDIKNKLGEPFYTTKEKGTGLGLVICYNIIAEHKGQIDFISEDGVGTTFTIRLPLANK, translated from the coding sequence ATGGCTGTATATACTCCTCAGACAAGATACCATCCAGAGATTGCTCTTACAAATCTCTCCGATTTGACTTGCGGCGCACATATCATGTACATAACAAGCAATGAAGAAAAATACATAACCAATGCAGCGTCCTTCATAAAAACCGGTCTGCTTTTAGAGCAAATAGTTGTTTTAGTAGATCAGAAGAAAATATGGCCACTAATAATCAAGAAGTTGGAAGAACATGGACTGTTTAATGAGCAAATCGATCGGATTCATTTTATTGATAGTGAAGAGGTCTATTATCGAAATGGAGAGCTTTATTTAGGGAGTATTTTAGAAGCAACCAATGGCTCCATTAATTCCGATTATTTTTTTAATAAAGATATAACGATTCGTTATTGGGGAAAAATACCCACCCTCCTCAAGCAAGAGGAAATCATGGATAAATTGCTTCAATATGAGGATGAGGTAGATAAGTATATTAGAACTTATCAGAATTACACGGTATGTGCCTATAACGGGACGGAGTTATCTGCAAGTAATTATATTGATTTAGCAAAGCACCATCCATATGTGATGACCGATACAGAATTCACATTATCCAATGGGTATGAAAAGGAAATCTTGTCTCCTCCCCTCGTGAGAAATGGCAAATACGAAGAGACCATTGCCAATCTACAACTAGCACAAACCTACTATTCCCGTCTAGTAGAAGATATGCTAGATGCTGTCTTCATTACTTCCAACAATATTATTATGTATGCTAATAAAGCAGCTGTAAAACTACTTGATACAGAAGACCTTGTCGGAAAATCTGCTTATGAAATTATGGAACCAGACTTTTTAGAAAAGTTTTTAGAAAAGAAAGAGCTTATATGGCAGGAAGAAATAGTAACTCCATACGAAATGGAGCTAATTACACCTAATGGAAAGGTAGTCGAGGTGGAGCTGTTAGCTTATCCGTTCCTTTTTGAAGATTTAAGTTCCACAATCATTATTATAGCTCGAGACATAAGTGTCAGAAAAGAGAACCAACAGCTGCAGATCAAGAACGAAAAACTAGGAATAGCTGGGCAATTGGCCGCAAGTATTGCCCATGAAATTAGAAATCCCTTAACCGCTATTAAAGGATTTCTAAAACTTGCATACCAAGGAGCAATGAAATTAAAAGACATTTATCCAATCCTTGATATTGAAATCAATCGGATTGAAACAATTGCGAGCGAGTTAATGTTTCTAGGAAAACCAGCAAAGTCAGAAATTAAAGAAATAAACATCGGAAAAATTCTTCTAGATGTTTATACGTTGATGCAATCACAAGCAAATCTTGATAATGTCGTAATTAATTTAGATGCATATGATAATGATTTACATGCTTTATGTAATGTTGATCAGATGAAACAAGTTTTTATCAATTTGGTTAAAAATGCGATTGAAGCGATGGAAAACGGTGGAACCATCAATATGGAAGCAAAACTTGATGGGAAATGGATTGTTGTCACCATCAACGACAATGGTAAGGGAATTCCTGATGACATAAAGAATAAACTGGGAGAACCTTTTTACACGACGAAAGAAAAAGGAACAGGTTTAGGGTTAGTAATTTGCTATAACATTATTGCAGAGCATAAAGGCCAAATAGATTTCATTTCAGAAGATGGTGTTGGCACAACCTTTACTATTCGATTACCTTTAGCGAATAAATAG
- a CDS encoding YdhK family protein: MKSRHVYIAAIFTVLLLFYGCSSGEKNSDNQTQSNQSEHGHQETGSPDIPEGLEPAADPTYKEGSQVVLKADHMEGMDRAEATVLNAFDTIAYQVTYTPTTGGEPIKHHKWVIQDEIKDAGSEMLEKGTEVTLEADHMEGMKGAKAIIESAENTTVYMVDYQPTTGGEMVTNHKWVTEKEVYPE, encoded by the coding sequence ATGAAAAGTAGACATGTTTATATCGCTGCAATTTTTACCGTATTGTTATTGTTTTATGGCTGTTCCTCCGGTGAAAAAAATAGCGACAATCAAACGCAGTCAAACCAATCCGAGCATGGGCACCAAGAAACTGGCTCACCAGATATTCCCGAAGGTTTAGAACCGGCAGCGGATCCAACATATAAAGAAGGTAGTCAGGTGGTTTTAAAAGCAGATCACATGGAAGGGATGGATCGTGCAGAAGCAACGGTGTTAAATGCATTTGATACGATTGCTTATCAGGTTACTTACACTCCAACAACAGGAGGAGAACCGATCAAGCATCATAAATGGGTTATCCAAGATGAAATAAAGGATGCTGGAAGTGAAATGCTTGAGAAGGGAACAGAGGTTACCCTAGAAGCAGATCATATGGAAGGAATGAAAGGCGCGAAGGCTATAATCGAATCTGCTGAGAACACAACTGTATATATGGTAGACTACCAGCCAACAACAGGTGGCGAAATGGTAACCAATCACAAATGGGTTACAGAGAAAGAAGTTTATCCCGAATAA